One segment of Salvelinus alpinus chromosome 1, SLU_Salpinus.1, whole genome shotgun sequence DNA contains the following:
- the prl gene encoding prolactin: MARRSQGTKLHLAVLCLVVSCHAIGLSDLMERASQRSDKLHSLSTSLTKDLDSHFPPMGRVMMPRPSMCHTSSLQTPKDKEQALKVSENELISLARSLLLAWNDPLLLLSSEAPTLPHPSNGDISSKIRELQDYSKSLGDGLDIMVNKMGPSSQYISSIPFKGGNLGNDKTSRLINFHFLMSCFRRDSHKIDSFLKVLRCRATKMRPETC, translated from the exons aTGGCTCGCCGATCCCAGGGTACCAAACTCCACTTAGCAG ttCTGTGTCTAGTTGTGTCCTGTCATGCCATTGGCCTTAGTGACCTAATGGAGAGAGCTTCCCAGCGATCAGACAAGCTTCACTCACTCAGCACTTCCCTCACCAAGGACCTG GACTCTCACTTTCCACCAATGGGACGAGTGATGATGCCACGCCCGTCTATGTGTCACACCTCCTCACTCCAGACACCCAAGGACAAGGAGCAAGCACTCAAAGTATCG GAGAATGAGCTGATCTCCCTGGCTCGCTCCCTCCTCCTGGCCTGGAACGATCCCCTGCTGCTGCTCTCCTCGGAGGCGCCCACTCTGCCACACCCCTCCAATGGCGACATCAGCAGTAAGATCAGGGAACTGCAGGACTACTCCAAGAGCCTGGGAGATGGACTGGACATAATGGTCAACAAG atgGGCCCCTCCTCCCAGTACATTTCTTCAATCCCCTTCAAGGGTGGAAACCTCGGCAATGACAAGACCTCCCGCCTCATCAACTTCCACTTCCTCATGTCCTGCTTCCGCAGGGACTCCCACAAAATCGACAGTTTCCTTAAGGTCCTTCGATGCAGGGCTACCAAAATGCGACCAGAAACATGTTAG